TCTTCACATACAGACAGGTACAACCTCTTAAGAAGTCTTGAGAAATGGTGAGGTGAGAGAGTGTGAAACGGTCTTGGGTTGAGAAAGAAGGGGCAGTCTGGGTAGAAGAAGGAATCATTTCAAACGAGCAGTATGAGCAATTACTCAAAAGATATCCAAATCGGAATTCAAGAGGGTTGCTGGCGATGTTTGGTGGGGTGTTTATCGGGCTTGGATTTCTGACCTTTGTGGCTTCCAACTGGCCTGTGATGCCAAACCTTGTAAAGATGGCGATCTTACTAATTGCCCTTGTTGGCTTTTATTTCTTTGGGGATCGAGCCTACCAAAAAGGTTCTAAAGCTCTTGGTACATCGTTTTATGCCATCGGTATTCTGCTCTTTGGAGCGGCTATGATCCTGACCGGACAGATGTATCATTATATGTCTACTCATGCGACCACGTTTTTCCTCTGGGGGTTGGCTGCTCTATTGATTTACGGAGTGCGGAGGGAAAGGGCGCTGTTATACCTGGCTTTTGTGATCTTAACAGCAGGACAGATTTATAGTTGGATGACCTACGGGGAAGCTCATATCGGAATCTTTCTCCTATTCGTTCTAGGAGGCGGCTTCGAGGTTGTCCGGTTGCGCCGGGATTCCCTTGGCCTTCTATACGGGTTTCTATATGTGCTCCAATCCCTTGTCCTCGTGTTTGCAGGTGGAAGCGATTACGTTTGGTTACTCTTCTTATGGTTGGGGGTTTATGTAGGGGCCTCGCTTCGATTCTTCAATCTCCCTTCTTTACAAATGACAATGGTCGGGGCAGCTTTCTTGTTAAAAGCGATTGAAGTCTTTTTGCTCGATTCGTGGGTAATGGAAGAACTTGAGGTTCACGTCGTTTTCTTGATTGCTCAACTCCTTCTGATCGGTCTGCTTGTTCTGTTAACGAAGGATAGGGTGGTTAGTGTTTTGAACCTCTTGTTGTTTCTTCCTGTCGTATATATTGGAGAAGGCGGAGGGATCGTCGCTCTTATTCTGTTGTATGCTT
The nucleotide sequence above comes from Pontibacillus chungwhensis. Encoded proteins:
- a CDS encoding DUF2157 domain-containing protein, whose translation is MKRSWVEKEGAVWVEEGIISNEQYEQLLKRYPNRNSRGLLAMFGGVFIGLGFLTFVASNWPVMPNLVKMAILLIALVGFYFFGDRAYQKGSKALGTSFYAIGILLFGAAMILTGQMYHYMSTHATTFFLWGLAALLIYGVRRERALLYLAFVILTAGQIYSWMTYGEAHIGIFLLFVLGGGFEVVRLRRDSLGLLYGFLYVLQSLVLVFAGGSDYVWLLFLWLGVYVGASLRFFNLPSLQMTMVGAAFLLKAIEVFLLDSWVMEELEVHVVFLIAQLLLIGLLVLLTKDRVVSVLNLLLFLPVVYIGEGGGIVALILLYALSIGYLILGTQRVSAHLVNFGTGAFLISTLIAYVQLAWDFLNKSVFFFIGGILLFGLSYVLHKGRHRLSGEEKGGGE